A single genomic interval of Spinacia oleracea cultivar Varoflay chromosome 6, BTI_SOV_V1, whole genome shotgun sequence harbors:
- the LOC110803302 gene encoding xylan glycosyltransferase MUCI21-like: protein MKKRSFDSSNATAISFMVVLLLSIFSVLYIYYGASFPRFNHLSSFSNSPSLPKKYQDQSDQKEKPITKWDPILQDESQISCDLSHYHYDLCSINSPTVLDPITSTFYVIGPKSPRNFIHKIRPYPRKWENLTMLKVKEITLISGPRSPKCDIIHNTTALVFSAGGYTGNFFHDFNDGFLPLFITIRSMSLSNQDVVLVIEKSRDWWVSKYSDLLGAFSNYPILNLDNENITHCFTSATLGLISHGFMTIKPKLMPKPTTLLDFHFFLNKAYSKAQQSNSLREVDRPKLVLFSRSGGVGRVILNEVEIKNMAENIGFNVIIFEPNHRTSMSEAHGLINDSHVAVGVHGAALTHFLFLRPGSIFIQVIPIGVDEVAEMCFGGPAKEMGLTYLEYKIRIEESSLIKKYNKLDPILVDPLASNKNWWALLGRVYLKEQNVELDLIRFRKYLNYAYKKAKRSMYKG from the exons ATGAAGAAAAGATCATTTGATTCAAGCAATGCAACGGCGATTTCTTTCATGGTGGTTCTACTCTTAAGCATTTTCTCAGTGCTATACATATACTATGGTGCCTCTTTTCCCAGATTCAATCACCTCTCTTCCTTTTCCAATTCGCCTTCATTGCCAAAAAAATATCAAG ATCAAAGTGATCAAAAAGAGAAGCCGATTACTAAGTGGGACCCTATTCTTCAAGATGAATCTCAAATCAGCTGTGACTTGTCTCACTATCACTATGATCTCTGCTCAATCAACAGTCCAACTGTCTTGGACCCAATCACCTCCACTTTCTATGTTATTGGGCCAAAAAGCCCAAGAAATTTCATTCATAAAATTAGACCTTACCCAAGAAAATGGGAGAACTTGACTATGCTTAAAGTTAAGGAGATAACCTTAATTTCTGGCCCACGAAGCCCAAAATGTGATATTATACACAATACTACAGCATTAGTATTCAGTGCAGGAGGATACACAGGAAACTTTTTCCATGACTTCAATGATGGGTTTCTTCCCCTCTTCATCACCATTCGATCGATGTCCTTATCGAATCAAGACGTTGTCCTTGTGATCGAGAAATCACGTGATTGGTGGGTAAGTAAGTATAGTGATCTCCTTGGTGCTTTTAGCAATTACCCAATTTTAAATCTTGACAACGAAAACATTACCCATTGTTTTACGTCTGCTACTTTGGGCCTAATCTCACATGGGTTTATGACTATCAAACCAAAATTGATGCCCAAACCGACAACGCTTCTTGATTTCCATTTTTTCCTAAACAAGGCCTATAGCAAAGCCCAACAGTCTAATTCTCTACGTGAGGTGGACCGGCCCAAATTGGTATTGTTTAGCCGATCCGGTGGGGTAGGCCGGGTCATCTTAAACGAAGTTGAAATCAAGAACATGGCAGAGAACATAGGCTTCAACGTGATTATATTTGAGCCCAATCATCGGACTTCAATGTCTGAAGCTCATGGGCTTATTAATGACAGTCATGTTGCGGTGGGGGTTCATGGGGCGGCATTGACCCATTTTCTGTTTCTACGGCCGGGTTCAATCTTCATACAAGTTATACCCATTGGGGTCGATGAGGTTGCAGAAATGTGTTTCGGAGGACCCGCTAAGGAAATGGGCTTGACCTATTTGGAGTATAAAATAAGGATTGAGGAGAGTAGCTTGATTAAAAAATATAACAAACTTGATCCTATTCTGGTAGATCCATTGGCCTCTAATAAAAATTGGTGGGCCCTTTTAGGTAGGGTTTATTTGAAGGAGCAAAATGTAGAATTGGATTTGATTAGGTTTAGGAAGTACTTGAATTATGCATAT